One stretch of Armigeres subalbatus isolate Guangzhou_Male chromosome 2, GZ_Asu_2, whole genome shotgun sequence DNA includes these proteins:
- the LOC134209069 gene encoding uncharacterized protein LOC134209069, with translation MSSQIKEVVKNCEVCGKFSVSQPNPPMKSPCIPIHQFQLISMDVFFAEYERRKRAFLVTVDHYSDFFEVNVLKDLTPQSVISACQQNFSRHGIPQRVLMDNATNFVNRQKVEFAKNWDFELVTSAPHHQQANGKAEAAVKIAKRLLLKATETGNNFWYALLHWRNIPNKIGSSPTARLFSRSTRCGIPCSAENLRPRIVENVPESIEDNRRKIKYKYDKKSRNLPNIETGSPVFVQLTPETSKLWTPGTISKRLNDRSYAVAANGREYRRSLVHIKPRNEQIQQLVHSFVPEQNTKIEPQITASTTNEYRPYQHDNTI, from the coding sequence ATGAGCTCGCAAATTAAGGAAGTAGTGAAGAACTGCGAAGTGTGTGGTAAGTTTTCCGTATCACAGCCGAATCCACCCATGAAAAGCCCCTGTATTCCGATACATCAATTCCAACTAATTTCTATGGACGTATTTTTTGCCGAATATGAGAGACGCAAACGAGCTTTTCTGGTCACCGTTGATCATTATTCCGACTTTTTTGAGGTGAATGTCTTGAAGGATCTTACGCCCCAATCCGTAATATCGGCTTGTCAACAAAATTTTTCAAGGCACGGGATACCTCAAAGGGTGCTGATGGACAATGCAACGAATTTCGTAAACCGGCAAAAGGTTGAGTTCGCGAAAAATTGGGACTTCGAGTTGGTAACCTCTGCACCACACCATCAACAAGCGAATGGGAAGGCGGAAGCGGCCGTAAAGATAGCCAAACGGTTGCTATTAAAGGCCACGGAAACAGGAAATAACTTCTGGTATGCGTTGTTGCACTGGAGGAACATCCCCAATAAAATCGGATCTAGTCCTACGGCCCGTTTGTTTTCTCGCTCAACGCGATGCGGTATTCCTTGCAGTGCTGAAAATTTGCGACCAAGAATTGTGGAAAATGTTCCTGAAAGTATCGAGGACaacagaagaaaaataaaatacaaatacGACAAGAAATCTCGAAACCTACCAAATATAGAAACTGGATCCCCTGTCTTCGTACAGCTGACTCCGGAAACATCCAAGTTGTGGACTCCAGGCACCATTTCGAAGCGACTGAATGATCGATCCTACGCCGTTGCTGCTAACGGAAGGGAGTATCGTCGTAGCCTGGTACACATTAAACCCCGCAATGAACAAATTCAACAGCTTGTTCATTCATTCGTTCCGGAACAAAACACCAAAATTGAGCCGCAAATAACTGCATCAACAACCAATGAATATCGACCATATCAACACGATAACACCATTTGA